The following are encoded together in the bacterium genome:
- a CDS encoding transposase: MNILPFEKQVQVIAALTEGCSIRATERLTDVHRDTIMRLGVRVGEGCARLHGAMMRNLQVSLIEMDEQWAFIGKKQKRVKIDDAPDMGDCYVWVALDATTKAVLSYVVGKRTGREALAIATDLRARILNRPQITADGFGPYVGAIDYAFGRDVDFAQIVKDYAAVTGNDAAHRYSPGEVIATTKTVVCGNPDPTKISTSYVERFNLSTRMHMRRFTRLTSGFSRKLENHQAAISLHFAFYNFVRVHETLRVTPAMALGVTDHVWTIGELVHAALSAPEPSPLPGPGQQTLPGLTAAQAKGETRGSYRGPRGPRKLRLIPGGRS; the protein is encoded by the coding sequence ATGAACATCCTCCCGTTTGAAAAGCAGGTTCAGGTGATCGCGGCGTTGACCGAGGGGTGCAGCATCCGGGCGACGGAGCGACTGACGGACGTTCACCGCGACACGATCATGCGGCTCGGTGTCCGCGTCGGCGAAGGCTGCGCCCGCCTCCACGGCGCGATGATGCGCAACCTTCAGGTGAGCCTCATTGAGATGGACGAGCAGTGGGCGTTCATCGGCAAGAAGCAGAAGCGCGTGAAGATCGACGACGCGCCCGACATGGGAGATTGCTACGTGTGGGTCGCGCTCGACGCCACGACGAAGGCCGTTCTCTCGTACGTCGTTGGCAAGCGCACCGGCCGCGAGGCGCTCGCTATCGCGACCGACCTGCGGGCGCGCATCCTGAACCGACCGCAGATCACGGCGGATGGCTTCGGCCCCTATGTCGGCGCGATCGACTATGCGTTCGGGCGCGATGTCGACTTCGCGCAGATCGTGAAGGACTACGCGGCCGTCACCGGGAACGATGCCGCGCATCGCTACTCCCCGGGAGAGGTTATAGCCACGACCAAGACGGTTGTGTGCGGAAACCCCGACCCGACGAAGATCAGCACGAGCTACGTCGAGAGGTTCAACCTGAGCACGCGCATGCACATGCGCCGCTTCACACGCCTCACGTCGGGCTTCTCGCGGAAGCTGGAGAACCACCAGGCCGCGATCAGCCTGCACTTCGCCTTCTACAACTTCGTGCGTGTCCACGAGACGCTGCGCGTGACGCCTGCGATGGCTCTGGGCGTGACGGATCACGTGTGGACGATCGGGGAGCTGGTGCACGCCGCGCTGTCTGCGCCTGAGCCGTCGCCGCTGCCGGGGCCCGGTCAGCAGACGCTTCCGGGACTCACCGCGGCGCAGGCCAAGGGTGAGACTCGCGGCAGCTACCGCGGTCCCCGCGGCCCACGAAAGCTGCGCCTCATACCCGGAGGGCGCAGCTAG
- a CDS encoding ImmA/IrrE family metallo-endopeptidase, whose amino-acid sequence MERAARFARSVILKGVSPTQQFPDVRAFERLDDHYIKASGRPVRLDYAVNPLPPGVEALAVYDEGRDRLLVAVSPETYRGLQAGYPRARFCLCHEIGHACLHGEQLVRLGRIPHQRAVSMLRGKAEHPRYRDTEWQANAFAGALLMPAVGLAELESAGGVLTASRLQRVYGVSAHAAQIRLQVFTQRRRELLAA is encoded by the coding sequence GTGGAGCGGGCCGCCCGCTTCGCGCGATCGGTGATCCTCAAGGGGGTGTCGCCCACGCAGCAGTTCCCGGATGTGCGCGCGTTCGAGAGGCTCGACGATCACTACATCAAGGCTTCCGGGCGGCCGGTTCGCCTCGACTACGCGGTGAACCCGCTGCCTCCCGGAGTCGAAGCGCTCGCGGTGTATGACGAAGGTCGCGATCGTCTGCTGGTGGCCGTGTCGCCCGAAACATACCGCGGGCTACAGGCCGGCTATCCGCGAGCGCGCTTCTGTCTCTGTCACGAGATCGGCCATGCCTGCCTGCATGGTGAGCAGCTCGTCCGGCTGGGGCGAATCCCTCACCAGCGGGCCGTCAGCATGCTGCGAGGCAAGGCGGAGCATCCTCGGTATCGGGACACCGAATGGCAGGCGAACGCCTTCGCGGGCGCACTCTTGATGCCTGCCGTCGGCCTGGCCGAGCTGGAGAGCGCCGGCGGCGTCTTGACCGCGTCACGCCTCCAGCGTGTCTATGGCGTTTCGGCGCACGCGGCGCAGATCCGTTTGCAGGTCTTCACGCAGCGGCGTCGTGAGCTGCTCGCGGCGTAG
- a CDS encoding helix-turn-helix transcriptional regulator, translating to MAEKFGELLRRWRTKADRTMGDLAEHLGVSVAYISDVERGNRAPLTADRLARAVAFLNIADPNPLYMAAADSKGAFELDVADVSPTAREVGAALMRGWPDLSDDDLELIRNVLQGRGRRGGKP from the coding sequence ATGGCGGAGAAGTTCGGTGAACTGCTTCGCAGGTGGCGAACGAAGGCGGATCGAACGATGGGGGACCTGGCGGAGCACCTCGGGGTCTCGGTCGCATACATCTCGGACGTCGAGCGCGGGAACCGCGCGCCGCTCACGGCTGATCGGCTGGCGCGGGCCGTGGCGTTCCTGAACATCGCGGATCCGAACCCGCTCTACATGGCGGCCGCGGATTCTAAGGGGGCTTTCGAGCTGGACGTGGCGGATGTCAGCCCGACCGCAAGGGAGGTGGGGGCCGCGCTGATGCGTGGCTGGCCCGACTTGTCTGACGATGATCTGGAGCTGATCCGCAACGTCCTACAGGGCCGCGGGCGGCGGGGAGGGAAGCCGTGA
- a CDS encoding MMPL family transporter: MTRLERLARWVVRRRLLVLGTLCAITLGLGVAATRLHVEVDPDAQLPQGHPYVETLDRVHTLFGDKNLVVVGLFPHDGQVFTPAFLHKLARVTEKLRHVPGANPALIQSLAAPQVKAIGGNADGLVVEAVMPEPPTDAAGAAAVRARAFANDAWIGTLVAADGSAAAVQASFELTPATPGYRQLDAAVRAAIASEDDGTFTWRLSGPVAFLSQLSAYSSRMAYLFPLALLVIGLVHYEAFRTLQALVLPLATGLLSVLWALGLMGLAGVALDPFNTTTPVLILAVAAGHAVQVLKRFYEEYDRCGDVETAVVASLRTVGPVMLAAGAVAALSFASLVTFGTASIRTFGIFTAFGIVSALVIEATLIPAVRAMLPAPARREREREAAAHPILDRLLGGVAALATRRPWRVLGAAGLLVALCGLAASRLAVDMSVKRQFREGEAVRVDDAALNDAFAGTSTLILLLDGGRDGGLEEPGVLAGLWKLQGKLAAAPGVGKVTSYVDFVRRMHLALNADRADAGELPASRELVAQYLFLYGLSGGADDFDVILDPTHRWAKVRLLVRDDSTHAGEALIARAAALAATHLPPGVDVAFTGTIASIAASTEVMVHGKLRNILQIAAITVAVSALLLRSFLAGLLVVVPLALTVAVNFGVMGLLRVPLDGITATISAMAVGIGADYAMYLLFRVREERATSGDLATALRRALDTSGKAVCFVASAIAVGYATLCLSGFALHVELGALVALAMLVSAASALVVLPALLTVLRPAFVEAGAGARPVVAAPEAVAAHA; encoded by the coding sequence ATGACGCGGCTCGAGCGTCTGGCGCGATGGGTGGTGCGGCGGCGGCTTCTCGTCCTCGGCACCCTCTGCGCGATCACGCTCGGGCTCGGTGTCGCGGCCACGCGTCTGCACGTCGAGGTCGACCCCGACGCGCAGCTGCCCCAGGGGCATCCCTACGTCGAGACGCTCGACCGCGTGCACACGCTGTTCGGCGACAAGAACCTCGTCGTCGTCGGGCTGTTCCCGCACGACGGGCAGGTCTTCACGCCGGCGTTCCTCCACAAGCTGGCACGGGTCACGGAGAAGCTCCGTCACGTGCCGGGGGCCAACCCGGCGCTGATCCAGAGCCTCGCCGCGCCGCAGGTGAAGGCGATCGGCGGCAACGCCGACGGGCTGGTCGTCGAAGCGGTGATGCCGGAGCCGCCGACGGACGCGGCGGGCGCCGCCGCCGTGCGCGCCCGGGCGTTCGCCAACGACGCCTGGATCGGCACGCTCGTGGCCGCCGACGGGTCCGCGGCCGCGGTGCAGGCGAGCTTCGAGCTGACGCCGGCAACGCCCGGCTATCGGCAGCTCGACGCCGCCGTGCGCGCGGCCATCGCGAGCGAGGACGACGGCACCTTCACGTGGCGCTTGTCCGGTCCGGTCGCCTTCCTGTCGCAGCTGAGCGCCTACTCGAGCCGCATGGCCTACCTGTTCCCGCTGGCGCTGCTCGTCATCGGGCTGGTCCACTACGAGGCCTTCCGCACGCTCCAGGCGCTCGTCCTGCCGCTCGCGACCGGGCTCCTCTCGGTGCTGTGGGCGCTCGGCCTCATGGGCCTCGCCGGGGTGGCGCTGGATCCCTTCAACACCACCACGCCGGTCCTCATCCTCGCGGTCGCCGCCGGGCATGCCGTGCAGGTCCTGAAGCGCTTCTACGAGGAGTACGACCGCTGCGGCGACGTCGAGACGGCGGTGGTGGCGTCGCTGCGCACCGTCGGTCCGGTGATGCTCGCCGCCGGTGCGGTCGCGGCGTTGTCCTTCGCGTCGCTGGTGACGTTCGGGACGGCGAGCATCCGCACGTTCGGTATCTTCACGGCGTTCGGCATCGTGTCGGCGCTCGTGATCGAGGCGACGCTGATCCCCGCAGTGCGCGCGATGCTGCCGGCTCCCGCGCGGCGTGAGCGTGAGCGCGAGGCGGCGGCGCACCCGATCCTCGATCGGCTGCTCGGCGGGGTTGCGGCGCTGGCGACGCGTCGGCCGTGGCGCGTGCTCGGCGCCGCCGGTCTCCTCGTCGCCCTCTGCGGGCTCGCCGCCAGTCGGCTCGCGGTCGACATGAGCGTGAAGCGCCAGTTCCGCGAAGGCGAGGCCGTGCGCGTCGACGACGCCGCACTGAACGACGCCTTCGCCGGCACGAGCACGCTGATCCTGCTGCTCGACGGCGGCCGCGACGGCGGGCTCGAGGAGCCGGGCGTGCTCGCCGGGCTGTGGAAGCTCCAGGGTAAGCTGGCGGCGGCGCCCGGGGTCGGTAAGGTGACGTCCTACGTCGATTTCGTGCGGCGCATGCACCTGGCGCTGAACGCCGATCGCGCCGACGCCGGTGAGCTGCCGGCGTCGCGCGAGCTGGTCGCCCAGTACCTCTTCCTCTACGGCCTCTCGGGCGGCGCCGACGACTTCGACGTCATCCTCGATCCGACCCATCGCTGGGCGAAGGTGCGGCTGCTCGTCCGCGACGACAGCACGCACGCCGGCGAGGCACTGATCGCGCGCGCGGCCGCGCTGGCAGCGACGCACCTGCCCCCGGGGGTCGACGTCGCGTTCACCGGCACCATCGCGTCGATCGCCGCGTCGACGGAGGTGATGGTGCACGGGAAGCTGCGCAACATCCTCCAGATCGCCGCCATCACGGTGGCCGTGTCGGCGCTGCTCCTGCGCTCGTTCCTGGCGGGGCTGCTCGTCGTGGTGCCGCTCGCGCTGACGGTGGCCGTGAACTTCGGCGTCATGGGATTGCTCCGGGTGCCGCTCGACGGCATCACGGCCACGATCTCGGCGATGGCGGTCGGCATCGGCGCCGACTACGCCATGTACCTCCTCTTCCGCGTGCGCGAGGAGCGCGCGACGAGCGGCGATCTCGCCACCGCGCTGCGCCGCGCGCTCGACACCTCGGGCAAGGCCGTCTGCTTCGTCGCCTCGGCCATCGCCGTCGGCTACGCGACGCTCTGCCTGTCGGGGTTCGCGCTCCACGTGGAGCTGGGGGCGCTGGTGGCGCTGGCGATGCTGGTGTCGGCGGCGAGCGCGCTGGTCGTGCTGCCGGCCCTGCTCACGGTCCTGCGACCGGCCTTCGTCGAGGCCGGCGCCGGCGCGCGGCCGGTCGTGGCGGCACCGGAGGCGGTCGCGGCGCACGCCTGA
- a CDS encoding GNAT family N-acetyltransferase: MQSGPVQLPPSDAPEDEAFKRGLLSGYRFSLCSTPEAISRAIDVRRRVYVHGNGYDVPVPDAYDPRSWFLLAEDVETGTACGTVRLTPRRAGPLECEEYFRLPLPLRNAGAVEITRFAILPEYRKGKTFLPVVSLGLFNLVKQVIDRIDARNLVICAKPERVWTYEWMRFQRTGLSARYEKLAGGEHELLYFDLRRVAADLADHPFRPFLVGEAFPESQLAEILPELGFPAPERLCVGA, translated from the coding sequence ATGCAGTCCGGTCCGGTCCAACTCCCGCCCAGCGACGCCCCCGAGGACGAGGCTTTCAAGCGCGGTCTCCTCTCCGGGTACCGCTTCTCCCTCTGCTCGACGCCGGAGGCGATCTCCCGCGCGATCGACGTCCGCCGCCGGGTCTACGTCCACGGCAACGGCTACGACGTGCCGGTACCCGACGCCTACGATCCCCGCTCCTGGTTCCTCCTCGCGGAGGACGTCGAGACCGGGACCGCCTGCGGCACCGTCCGGCTCACGCCGCGCCGCGCCGGGCCGCTCGAGTGCGAAGAGTACTTTCGGCTGCCGCTGCCGCTGCGCAACGCGGGCGCGGTCGAGATCACGCGCTTCGCGATCCTCCCCGAGTACCGCAAGGGCAAGACGTTCCTCCCGGTCGTGTCGCTCGGCCTCTTCAATCTCGTGAAGCAGGTCATCGACCGCATCGACGCCCGCAACCTCGTCATCTGCGCCAAGCCCGAGCGCGTGTGGACGTACGAGTGGATGCGCTTCCAGCGCACCGGCCTCAGCGCGCGCTACGAGAAGCTCGCGGGCGGGGAGCACGAGCTGCTCTACTTCGACCTGCGGCGGGTCGCGGCCGACCTGGCGGATCATCCGTTCCGCCCGTTCCTCGTCGGCGAGGCGTTCCCGGAGTCGCAGCTGGCGGAGATCCTGCCCGAGCTCGGCTTCCCGGCGCCCGAGCGGCTCTGCGTGGGGGCGTGA
- a CDS encoding GAF domain-containing protein, with protein sequence MRYDWLVPLLAAVANVVICGAVLWRRRRDRMAWVFAAMTLTIAAWDLGIFALYFFEDPARAEWWSRLARVGMCFAPVAGFHTAVLITGFRGRAWDTALGVGYLSAAVLSLVNLQGQLVAGVQPHVWGWYPRILPAYAGVTVVVAVYMLLTIGVMWARYLHPESARQRAQAKLFFLGALVQVPFSFTNLLPLYGVEMYPLGQLGNVFFTGALAYAIVRHRLMDVDFVVRKVLSFTLAAAVVLVPGALTVAGLSQHLHAEDPLGIGTAAALLALCAAVLVPMLQRALETRIQRAFFPDRWDYRRRLRQFATTLVHELDEQQLLRRLGDTLTEILELEHCHVFAREADGSELLLAHPVPTTPQPLDASLVAALESSYGPVLAGELEGPSPEAAAYAAAHYWEVLAPLRVNDRLIGVLALGENREKNMMSAEDLQLIATVAAGASVALENSRLSRELRRSEVVLQRASKLSSLGMLAAGIAHEIRNPLVAVKTFLDLLPQRLDDADFVSRFRELSQSELKRVTDLISDLLALGKSKTAERRPIELATTLEPVLRLMESTARKRQVEVIARLPPDLPLVLADSDQMKQIVLNLLLNAIEVSPPGSAVQFDVHLATPSTVVLEVRDQGPGIPPEHLETIFEPFFTTKESGTGLGLPLVHQMVTEHGGEIDVESHVGRGSAFRITFPLAAHLVLRDTGT encoded by the coding sequence ATGCGCTACGACTGGCTCGTTCCGCTGCTCGCCGCCGTGGCGAACGTCGTCATCTGCGGGGCCGTCCTGTGGCGGCGCCGCCGCGACCGCATGGCCTGGGTGTTCGCGGCCATGACCCTCACCATCGCGGCGTGGGACCTCGGCATCTTCGCGCTCTACTTCTTCGAGGATCCCGCCCGCGCGGAGTGGTGGAGCCGGCTGGCACGGGTAGGGATGTGCTTCGCGCCGGTCGCCGGCTTCCACACGGCGGTGCTCATCACGGGCTTCCGGGGTCGCGCCTGGGACACCGCGCTGGGCGTCGGCTACCTCTCCGCCGCAGTACTCTCGCTCGTCAACCTGCAGGGTCAGCTCGTCGCCGGCGTCCAGCCGCACGTCTGGGGCTGGTACCCGCGCATCCTGCCTGCCTACGCCGGCGTGACGGTCGTGGTGGCCGTCTACATGCTGCTCACCATCGGGGTCATGTGGGCGCGCTACCTCCATCCCGAGTCCGCCCGGCAGCGCGCGCAGGCGAAGCTCTTCTTCCTCGGCGCGCTCGTGCAGGTGCCGTTCTCGTTCACGAACCTGCTGCCGCTCTACGGCGTCGAGATGTATCCGCTCGGGCAGCTCGGCAACGTCTTCTTCACCGGTGCCCTCGCCTACGCGATCGTGCGGCACCGGCTGATGGACGTCGACTTCGTCGTCCGCAAGGTGCTGAGCTTCACGCTCGCCGCGGCGGTCGTGCTCGTGCCCGGAGCGCTCACGGTCGCCGGACTGAGCCAGCATCTCCACGCGGAGGATCCGCTCGGCATCGGCACCGCGGCGGCGTTGCTCGCGCTCTGCGCGGCAGTCCTCGTGCCGATGCTCCAGCGCGCCCTCGAAACGCGCATCCAACGCGCCTTCTTCCCGGACCGCTGGGACTACCGTCGCCGGCTGCGCCAGTTCGCGACCACGCTCGTACACGAGCTCGACGAGCAGCAGCTCCTGCGCCGGCTCGGCGACACGCTGACGGAGATCCTCGAGCTCGAGCACTGCCACGTGTTCGCCCGCGAGGCCGACGGCAGCGAGCTGCTGCTGGCCCATCCGGTGCCCACCACGCCGCAGCCGCTCGACGCGAGCCTGGTCGCGGCGCTCGAATCGTCGTACGGCCCGGTGCTCGCGGGCGAGCTCGAAGGCCCCTCCCCCGAGGCCGCCGCGTACGCCGCGGCGCACTACTGGGAGGTGCTCGCGCCGTTGCGGGTCAACGATCGGCTGATCGGCGTGCTCGCCCTGGGCGAGAACCGCGAGAAGAACATGATGTCGGCGGAGGATCTCCAGCTGATCGCGACGGTCGCCGCGGGCGCCAGCGTGGCGCTGGAGAACAGCCGTCTGTCGCGCGAGCTGCGCCGCTCGGAGGTGGTGCTCCAGCGCGCCAGCAAGCTGTCCTCGCTCGGCATGCTCGCCGCGGGCATCGCGCACGAGATCCGCAACCCGCTGGTCGCCGTGAAGACGTTCCTCGACCTGCTGCCGCAGCGGCTCGACGATGCCGACTTCGTGTCGCGCTTCCGCGAGCTCAGCCAGAGCGAGCTGAAGCGGGTCACCGACCTCATCAGCGACCTCCTCGCTCTCGGCAAGTCGAAGACCGCCGAACGGCGGCCGATCGAGCTCGCGACCACGCTCGAGCCGGTGCTGCGCCTGATGGAATCGACCGCCCGCAAGCGCCAGGTGGAGGTGATCGCCCGGTTGCCGCCCGACCTGCCCCTGGTGCTCGCCGACAGCGACCAGATGAAGCAGATCGTGCTGAACCTCCTCTTGAACGCCATCGAGGTCAGCCCCCCGGGCAGCGCGGTGCAGTTCGACGTCCACCTCGCGACGCCGTCGACGGTCGTGCTCGAGGTCCGCGACCAGGGTCCCGGCATTCCACCGGAGCACCTGGAGACGATCTTCGAGCCCTTCTTCACCACCAAGGAGAGCGGTACCGGACTCGGCCTGCCGCTCGTACACCAGATGGTCACCGAGCACGGCGGCGAGATCGACGTCGAGAGCCACGTCGGCCGGGGCAGCGCGTTCCGCATCACGTTCCCGCTGGCGGCGCATCTCGTGCTCCGCGACACCGGCACCTGA
- a CDS encoding beta-ketoacyl-[acyl-carrier-protein] synthase family protein, with product MQFIEGTSVAPHPNTIPAIRFEQPRSEARPASRRVVVTGIGLVASSGIGIDALWKTLVDGGSTVRPLSSFDVSDYAVQIAAQVPDFRPRDFMTGMRARGGGRYCQLAVAATRLAVEDARVPDGALASTRAGLFLGTASGAAELYEAQSMVFQRRGPGSVGRTFPLVASPHAAAALAASDWGIVGPILTVSTECPAGLDALVHATRAIRSGTIDVAVAGGADAPLTPLLFAGFARCGLLSADNDAPASAARPFDRRRAGFVLGEGGAMLVLESEEHARARGARILGTILGAGVARARPTFLGDVDPTGQGFAAAGRQALAEAGRTVDDVGLVCAHATGIQMTDLAEAHGLATLLGPRRSRVPVMSVKGALGHPLAAAGILQVATALRTIATGRIPATRNCEQVDPACGLDVVHGGSRCEDVRTALVESHAFGGNTTSLLLGGAEAA from the coding sequence ATGCAGTTCATCGAAGGCACCAGCGTCGCGCCCCACCCGAACACGATCCCGGCGATCCGCTTCGAGCAGCCGCGCAGCGAGGCGCGGCCCGCGTCCCGGCGCGTCGTCGTCACCGGGATCGGCCTCGTCGCCAGCAGCGGCATCGGCATCGACGCGCTCTGGAAGACGCTGGTCGACGGCGGCTCGACCGTCCGCCCCCTCAGCAGCTTCGACGTCAGCGACTACGCCGTCCAGATCGCCGCCCAGGTCCCCGACTTCCGGCCGCGCGACTTCATGACCGGCATGCGCGCCCGCGGCGGCGGCCGCTACTGCCAGCTCGCGGTCGCCGCGACGCGGCTCGCGGTCGAGGACGCGCGCGTGCCCGACGGCGCGCTGGCGTCGACCCGCGCCGGGCTCTTCCTCGGCACCGCATCGGGCGCGGCCGAGCTGTACGAAGCCCAGTCGATGGTCTTCCAGCGCCGCGGGCCGGGCTCGGTCGGCCGGACCTTCCCCCTCGTCGCCTCGCCGCACGCCGCCGCCGCGCTGGCGGCGAGCGACTGGGGCATCGTCGGCCCCATCCTCACCGTATCCACCGAGTGCCCGGCGGGGCTCGACGCCCTCGTGCACGCGACGCGCGCGATCCGCAGCGGCACGATCGACGTCGCCGTCGCCGGCGGCGCCGACGCGCCCCTGACGCCCCTCCTCTTCGCCGGCTTCGCTCGCTGCGGGCTGCTGTCGGCGGACAACGACGCGCCGGCGAGCGCGGCGCGACCCTTCGATCGCCGGCGCGCCGGCTTCGTTCTCGGCGAGGGCGGCGCCATGCTGGTCCTCGAGAGCGAGGAGCACGCCCGCGCCCGCGGCGCCCGCATCCTCGGGACGATCCTCGGCGCCGGCGTGGCCCGCGCGCGGCCCACGTTCCTCGGCGACGTCGACCCGACCGGCCAGGGCTTCGCGGCGGCGGGCCGCCAGGCGCTCGCGGAGGCGGGCCGCACCGTCGACGACGTCGGCCTCGTGTGCGCGCACGCGACCGGCATCCAGATGACCGACCTCGCCGAGGCCCACGGGCTCGCGACGCTGCTCGGCCCGCGGCGCAGCCGCGTGCCGGTGATGTCGGTGAAGGGCGCGCTCGGCCATCCGCTGGCCGCGGCCGGCATCCTCCAGGTGGCGACCGCGCTGCGCACCATCGCGACGGGGCGGATCCCGGCCACGCGCAACTGCGAGCAGGTCGACCCGGCGTGCGGGCTCGACGTCGTGCACGGCGGCTCCCGCTGCGAGGACGTACGGACGGCGCTGGTCGAGAGTCACGCCTTCGGCGGCAACACGACCTCGCTGCTGCTCGGCGGCGCCGAGGCCGCCTGA
- a CDS encoding Spy/CpxP family protein refolding chaperone has protein sequence MHRHLRWWARHGGAPAWAFAGGCSPVRDHEGGHEHRHVDRDWIAAFASRMDAGELGGGDFGVRRPLRYLAHKLELDEEQTADLATILGDLKTERAQAEVDTRRAMAAFADAVAGDTYDVARAGEGGTTRVRSAERLREVVERALGRIHALLRPEQRRRLAYLIRSGTLRL, from the coding sequence ATGCACCGACACCTACGTTGGTGGGCCCGCCACGGCGGCGCGCCTGCCTGGGCCTTTGCGGGCGGTTGCAGCCCCGTCCGCGACCACGAGGGCGGCCACGAGCACCGCCATGTCGATCGGGACTGGATCGCGGCGTTCGCGTCGCGGATGGACGCCGGCGAGCTCGGCGGCGGCGACTTCGGCGTCCGCCGGCCGCTGCGGTATCTCGCCCACAAGCTGGAGCTCGACGAGGAGCAGACCGCCGATCTCGCCACCATCCTGGGCGACCTCAAGACCGAGCGGGCGCAGGCCGAGGTCGACACGCGCCGGGCCATGGCTGCGTTCGCCGACGCGGTCGCGGGCGACACCTACGACGTCGCCCGCGCCGGCGAGGGCGGCACGACGCGCGTGCGCAGTGCCGAGCGCTTGCGCGAGGTGGTCGAGCGGGCGCTCGGCCGCATCCATGCGCTGCTGCGGCCGGAGCAGCGCCGGCGGCTCGCCTACCTGATCCGCTCGGGGACGCTGCGGCTCTGA